ATTTGCTTCTTGTTCCAGACTTCTAACTCCTAGCATTGGCTTGTGTATTTGATCAGAGTGCAGTAATTatatcaaaagtaatttttatgaaaaactgCTTCTCTCTATAACATGATCTATACAATTCCTGCTATGACTGGAAGGTGGTATAgcgtttctctccagtgtgagcaTTTACTATTAACATTTCCCAATTAAATTAGTTTTCTTCCTACTATGACAGTATCTAAAGGGTTCTGAACTCCATTTGATGAGAATTTCTCCTGCTTAGGGAGGAAGATGGAAATATCTCCTACTTGCATGGCAACATGATATACCTTTTTGTTTAACACCACTTTTTCCCATCCCAGAGCTGTGACTTATGTATAGCACATGGGCATTCTTATTGCATGTTTACTTcatgtttaaaattatgttacAAAATCTCATTGTTAAATCAAAATTcgaaggattttttttattggttaAGTTACCAAAGAAAAAGCTATAATGTTCAATTCACTATTGGCACAGAAGTGGTATAAAAATAGCTCTAAGGAAGTATAAATTAGTGTAAACTTCTGGAAAGTGGTTTAGAAAGATTTAAAACCCTTAAAAATACTGATATCCTTAACCAGGAAATTTGTTTTGAAACTATAGAAGAAATTCAaactaaaatttgtatagaaagATGTTTGACTAGATTGCCTCTATTGGAGGAATTTATCTTGAGTTTTCGTTCAATCTCCAAATCCATGACATGGctctttttgtacttttaaaatgctgcttaatgatgaaaactaatttaaaatttccttaccacttcatatatattttaaaagcatgttcCATAAATATTAAGGATTTATTACTTCCTAAATAGAATATTAGCAATGTGTTTGATAAGTATTTTTgcatagaattttctttttttaagcatctctttataaacaattaaaatgttaattaaaagtttaaactGTTCACATCTCCAACATATCCTGCTAGAGATCTATAAACtgggaaaatttgaaaagatttaaatttcCATCAATACTAGAAAGGGCTTAAAATTTGAGATCTTTAGAACAAAATATAATGCTCTAAATCATACTATATGTTCAACATGAGTTCCTTTAATTGTTAAATGATAAGTTAGggtcattttttaataaaatctttaaatttaaaattctcaatTCTTTTTAGTGTATAAATTGCAAAGATATGTCCAAATCTGGAATAGtaatagctagaaaagaaaagGGCAAAAACAGATGGGTCTTGCTCAGAGTTAACCTCTCTCTCACCTTTGTGGGGTATAAGCATTTCCAGTACTTAGATTATGCATGATTTacaatctttgctttttaaaaactagtcATCTTAATTTGTTAATATCTTTAACCTcactacttttattatttaacagATCACATTTCCTGGAGCAGGAAAACTTCCACACATCATTGGAGGATCAGATCTAATAGCTCATCATGCTCGAAAGAATACAGAATTAGAAGAATGGTTAAAGCAGGAAATGGAGGTTAGTAGACATGAGGCCCACAGACTTGTTTGAATTGCACTTTGGTCTCTTGTGGTTTCCGTAGAACAAATCCTTCTTAAAACCAAACTTCAGATAAGTAACTTAAGATCATTCAGTAAAATTCCTGAGCTACAGAGCAGTAAGATTAATCTTTACTTTTGCTTAACACTTCCTTAAAGAGaattctagatttattttttgttagttgAAAAAAACTGGGACCTAAACAAATGAAGTAAGTTTTCATTCTAATGTGAAGGAggcaaaagggggaaaaatgattaagccataataatttaaaaggaaactaaagaataataattaaaaggtTGGCCATGTAGTTATCTGCAGGATATTACAAAATATCAGTTGTATACAATGTAAAGAGATTGCCCTTTTTAAATCTGAGAATTGTGTTTCAACAATTCTGaaaatttctcattatttttgtgaatattacccatttgctgttttctctgtTATCTACTGGAAGTCCAGTTTGATATAAGTTAAATTATTTCGGTTTCTTTTCCATGTGTCTTAAGTTCTTCTCTATCTATTTCATCTTTTTGtctgtattatatttttggtagTTTATGCAgattgttttctagtttatttctctcttctcaacTCTACTTGGTATTTCATCCATCCTTTGAGTTTTAAATCaaccttgcattttttttcattacagaAAGTCTTTTCTAAAtctcttgctatttattttttgagacagggtttctgtCTGTTGTCTGTGCAGTGGCATCttaatagctcacagcaacttcaaactcctgagctcaagtgatcctgctgtcACAGCCTCCTTAATAGCTAGTACTACCGGTGCATgacaccatgctcagctaatttaattgttttctaagttttgtagagacagggtccgtctcactatattgttcaggctggtcttgaactcttggcctcaaacatTCTTCCTTCtatgacctcccaaagtgctgggattacagtcatgagccaccacatctggtgGCCTGCTAATATTTTTAAGCTCCTCTTTTATATTCTTTGCCTAATGATGTCAGTATCCAAAGTGTTTGTTGATCTGCTTTCTGCTCTTATGGCACCTTGTTTTCGAGTATATCTTTTGTGATCTTTGAATGTAAACTGATTGTTTTCCTTGGAACTTGATCTATGGGATTTCCTTGAATCTTTGGTTCAGATTTATTTCCTCCAGAAAGATGTTTGTATCTGGTCAGTCTTGTTCTGCCTAGGTGAGACCACCTTAAATTAAAATCTCTTCTTGTGATTTTTCTGAATCACCCAGGCAGTTACTAGTGTGTATTTGGACCAGAAGCCTGAGTGAATGAGGCTGGCTTGTTATTATAAACTTAAatgagattttcatttctttccttcaagTGCCATGGTCAAGACAGGCAAGTTTTTTTGCTATCTTCTTCTGTGTTGTaaggtttctttctctttcttcctttagtgctgggtcttttttttaaagtccccATCTTGGGTTTTCCTTCCTATCACTCATACCTTATGGGCCTATACATCAAAGCAGAGCTCAAGTTTTCACAGTTTGCAGAAACCAGCAGGGCAGAGCAAAAGCTGGCTGTGGTACTTGTTGACCTATTAGAGTTCcttattttgctttattctaGGTATAATGTATCCTTCaccaattcattatttttaatgtttttttaatcagggttatttttaaataagggtTAATAGGAAGGTAACTCATTTTATTGtcataaaatgaaagaatgagaagttacatcctttctcctctcttttgaAAGAATAATTGGCTTTATTATTCTATAAATGTGCATTCCAAAGAACTATATCAGTGTACAAAAGAATGAAGGAGTGAAACCCAAAGCCCAGAGATCACCTGTTTAAACGTTaagtgaataatattttaaacatctctTCATTGACAAGTGGTGAGAGGCAGGGATagactggggaagggagggagagacatTGACAGAAGGAAGTTAAACTGAAGGCATTGCTGATTTGTGTAAATGTTTCTTCCCTCCAAGATATTTTAGTTCCTGAGATCCCTCTAAGCTTAAGGggggaaaatatgaaaatcattttaagtTGGAATCAGTATTTGTTTTAGACTGCATATTTCAATTTTAGAGACTAATGGTTGGCTCCTTGCTGTGAGGAGTGAGAACATTATTTGcacttcctcccacctcccctcccccaccttatgCCAGtcctatttttcctctttttaggTGACTTGCATGTCTGTAGTATTCTTTCTTCAGCTTGAAAGCCAGTAACAATCGGAATATATCTCAGGGTTGATCATTCTTCATTAGGTTTTCCTGGAATACAGTATGCTATTTTGATTTGTGGTGTATAGTTCTTTTGCATTTCAAGGATCTTTTATATCtttaggaatttttttatatttgctggGCTTTCTACGTTTAAGACATAACTATTCTTTTATTGGATCACCTTTGCCCTCCACATCTATTTTTTCCACATTCACTATAGATTTCCTAAGCTCTTTCATTATGTCAAAAGTTCAGATTTCAGATAtctccaggggtggggaacctttggtcttaaggccacatgtggccttctaggtccttaagtgtggccttctGACTGATccagattttacagaacaaaaatccttttatttttattaatatgattttgttcatcttttatattttattttttaaatgaatataatactaaagaataaaataagtttcaaataatcctcccagattgactggcagttagacattagtaagccataaggctAAAGTGATGGCTGCTACACTCACAATTTAGGTCTAACTTCCCCggcctgactggtgccactaccacaggaggctggttggtgagagtttatgggggtcaagtacaccagtctgttatcagttatcagcttttgacagtggtgccctgtgtttctatttaaagtggaatttgtgaatagttgcacagatcgacagtattttttaattctgtctgcttaacagcccatcatgtcaaagaagaccaagagaacatcaaagaaaacagattttttagtTGTTAAAGGAGACCTGGTCAAATCCTAGCTATTCCAACTGatagttttttcatctgcaaagtaCTTAACCTAAGTCTCCGTTCTCTCAATGGTTAAAATTTGGATAACAATGTAATAGCAGTAATGAATTtacatgaagattaaatgaggtttttttaaataaagagtttaAGAGAGTATCTGCAAGTACACAAATGTAAATTACTAACAGTAAGAGTAAACAGTCCTCACTTAATGTTGTCCAtaagttcttggaaactgcaactttaagtgaGATGACATGCAGCAGGTCCTTGAATTATgtcatttcattataatgttgatgaggaaaaaaaaaattagttttgttaTGCATCCTTTCCAAGAACCTGTCaatgacattaagtgaggacttactgtatccAGATTTAAGGAACTTTTATAGTCATTTAGTGAGGCTAggaagtaaatataaataattacaacaGAAGGTATAAATTAATAAGCATCCTAGGAGTTCTGTAGCTGAAgtctttggggatttcttcatagcaggcattctttttaaataaaggggATCAGGAAGACTTTGTTAAAGAGGTAAAGAATATGTTCCTTGGCATACGGCAGGcactaaataattattgaatgaatactCCTTTAACAGTGGTTCCACGTGggaagaggcaaaagaaaaaaaaggaggtatCTTTCTGGGCACAGGAAGAAACATgaacaaaagcagagagaaggtCACAGGATCTTTATTAGGAGGTGatctaggtttttgttttgtttctttttttgtgaatcAGTTATAACTAGCATACAGAGTCCATGAACAGGAGTGATTGAGCCACATTATGAAGACCCTTGCATATTTTCAGACTCATgggtttgtgttttctttggtaGGTGGGAGACGTCATTGAAGGGTTTCAAATGGCAAATGATAGAATCTTAGCTAGACTTCAGGAAGATGCATTCAACACAGTGCTTTTTTGATCCTAACTCTCTAAGGTGCTTTAGGAATTTGGTGAGTTtgcatttaaaagtattttgtaggTGAGGTAATCTAGCAGCAGCTTATACATCCTGATTTGGGACCAAAAGGATGGGAGATGTTTTCTCTGCAGAGCCTGCTCTAGTTGAAAGTGGGGTGAATAGCACCTGGTCAGTCTCATCACTGGTCTGACCCCAAAGCACTGAAATTTCACTTAGTAAAAGGGTTGTGCTGGAAAGAGTTAAAAAAACTTACCAATATATGTTGGTTGCCTTTGAACAGAGATTGATTAgagaaaattgtttatttttttcttttttttgagacagagtcttactctgttgcctgggctagagtgccatggcgtcagcctagctcacagcaacctcaaactcttgggctcagattgatcctcctgcctcagcctcccgagtagctgggactacaggcacatgccaccaagcccagataattttttctatttgtaatagagatgggatctaactcttgctcaggctggtctccaactcctgagctcaatcaatcctcctgccctggccttcctgagtgctaggattacaggcatgagccactgcgcccggccggagGAAATAGTTTAATTAGAGCCATTTTGCAGTAATCTTAGCatgaagtgaaaataaagatCTGTTGAAAGAGACTTAGTGACCTCCAGTATGTGGAAATCTCAAAGATGACAGTGACCTACCAGTGTATCAGTTCATTAACCATATATTCACTatgaaatgtttgaaattatgttaattttgacaggtacaaaatcaacatgcaaaagaaGAGTCTCTTGCTGATGATCTTTTTAGGTAAAGTTTGATTCAACTACCTCATGTACCTTTTGAGAGATGTATATAAAATCTAGTTCTtattcatagaaatattttttttttgtccttataGACACCTAGTTCCTTCacctaaaaaatgtttttttaatgtttctttttattacttgAACACCTCTTAATTGGGTTTACTGGATATAGCTTTGAGGTTTGGGGTTGGTCAGTTGTACTGTATCACAAGATACTTAAAATTTGGGGGATTCAGGCAAAAAAGATTTCTCAACTGGGTGAATTTGGCTTATAAATTAAATTTGTGAGATTTGTCAGCTCTGAGTAGAATTACAAGTAAAATGGGTTTTGAATTAAGACAAAATGCCAGACTATTTCATTAGTTTTCATTGGCACATGCATGAAAACGAAAGACTGGATTAGAGTTTCAAAGCAGGTTTTTCTGGGAGGTTTTAAAGGAGTTATAATAGGTGATTATAATTTAATTCTGATTTAGTACACTTTCAGCATTCCTGCAGGCCTAACAAACCTTGTAAGAATTACCTCTCagatagtaataaaatattagaggTAGATACTAAGGGaaagtattaataacattttcccaGACTTTCTTACCCTAGAAATACTATATTTTTGAGTCTGTTTTGCAGCCAATTAGATTTCTGATTGGCTGCATTCTCTGATTTCGTAATGCACAATATAAATCACAGGTGAAAACGTTGACAAacaatactgatttttttctcagctAGATTTGTTCAGCTGCTATAGGAGGAAATTTTGTAAAGTGGTAACTATATTTTAGGTTCTTATGGTCCTTTGTGTACATGATATACTTTAATTTGGGGGAGGTAAAATGTGGGATTTGTTTGAAGCCATTACTGGAAGAGGTATAAACACATCttgatttttaaactgttttgattaattattttaatgctttacatgatttttttattttgtttttaccaaatattcatcaaagcaACATCAGAgggataaatgaaaattaaaatgtcagtgCTTAATATCTGATCCTAAAGACAAAATTAGCATTTGCCAAAGTGTGACTAGTTTTAAAGCcctttgattttaaaagaaataccatCCCTTATCTAAATATCATTTaaccctatttttttctttgcagatataatcctAATGTAAAAAGGAGAAGATAActgaggatttttaaaagaagcaatgGAAAAATCTTACCTAGTAAGAAGCATTACTTAAGGCTAACTGGGATATATGAATATAGAGAATATTCAAGTTACAGATATTTTATGGcctaaatttgttaaataaaatgcataaaactccatttctttttatttgtgaatattgtttgttctgttttctgcctTTGTCAtctcatgaaattttttttttcatttttaaatgggtttTATTTATTGAGTAGTTAAGAGAGTCACagtttggccgggcgctgtggctcacgcctgtaatcctagctcttgggaggccgaggcgggcggattgctcaaggtcaggagttcaaaaccagcctgagcaagagcgagaccccgtctctactataaatagaaagaaattaattggccaactgatatatatataaaaaattagccgggcatagtggcgcatgcctgtagtcccagctactcgggaggctgaggcagaaggatcactggagcccaggagtttgaggttgctgtgagctaggctgacgccacggcactcactctagcctggacaacaaagcgagactctgtctcaaaaaaaaaaaagagagtcacAGTTCAACATTGTAGGAGTATGTAAATTACTAAAGTCACCTTTCCAACCACTATCTTAGCTGTTTGGttcacttcagaaaaaaattcatgatacCCACTTCTTAGAATTAGAGGTTCAATGAACACATTCCAGATGAAATAATTgtaccaaaaaaacagaaaatgattgaGAAATTCAATTTGCCACAATTTGCCATGGAGAACTTCAGAAGACTTTCCTGACACTAAAAATTCTAgcaatttaggccgggcgcagtggctcacgcctgtaatcctagcactctgggaggccgaggggggtgtattgctcgaggtcaggagttcgaaaccagcctgagcaagagcgagaccccatctctactataaatagaaagaaattaattggccaactaatgtatatagaaaaaattagccgggcatggtggcgcatgcctgtagtcccagctacttgggaggctgaggcagtaggattgcttgagcccaggagattgaggttgctgtgagctaggctgacgccatggcactcactctagcctgggcgacaaagcgagtctccaaaaaaaaaaaaaattctagcaatTTGTGTGAAAATACCGACATTAAGTCCacctaaataaatagaagtcaAGATAATTACAGCCAATAAATCCAGTGAGACCATGGTATGAGCTGCCATGTCATCTTCAATGAACAAACACTAGTAGAGATCTCAAAGTAATAATTACCTTGGGAATGGAGAAAGAGGGTTTTAATCTTTTCAATTTTAACTTATATAATAATTCTGATAATACCCAAACAGTAATACAATTTTAGAAGTACTTACCATGCCCAAATATCTTAGTTTCAGTCATAGAAATTAACTCAGTGAACACACAGGGATAAGTAATTCCATTCACAATTTATTGAATTGCAAATCAGATTAATTGTTATGGTGGTTAAGTAGAGAATAAATCTCTGAACAATACCTTAGTGGGTTCTTCGATGTCAAAGTGTATACCAACATAACTGGATTGTTTAAATTATTAGAAGAATATGAAGCATCTGTCAAGgcttcaacaataaaaatattttcaaaagaccaTCATATTTGGTAATAAATTAGATTTATACAattgataatttcaaaataaataaaacctgagCTGTAAATGCCTCCTACCCCCACCCAATCCCGGCATACATACCTTATATCCCATATTCATTTAGACCAGTGACTCAATCTTTTCTGAGCATACATACATACCCCTTGGGGATCTTGTTCAGATGCAGTTTCTGACTCTATGTTGTGGGGCCTGagtctacatttctaacaagctacAGATGAAGCTCATGCTGTTAGTCCTGGGACCACCTTTTAGCAACAAGGTGGCCCACTATATAGTTGATAATTTCTGGCCTAATGACTTTGTGGTTTTATAGATTCAAGACTGTAATATTCTGGAATCAAATATAAGAAATaccaaaaatatcacaaaaaataagtcttggaagaaaagaatgttttagTTAAGTGAAAGCTTAAAGTATACCAAGTTGGCAGTGTTTCTACTTGTCTGACAGTGACACCTTTGATAAATTACAATATAAATCAGAATACCAACTTccagtaactttaaaaaatgaagttactATAGCTTGAGGCTTTCCCTTCAGTCGAGTCTAAAAATTCAAGCCAGTACACTGCAAAACCACTATTAAAAACTTTAATGGTAGACCGTCCATTTAAATTTCTTGTAAACTTGCTTTAAGCtatcccatctcctcctcctctttcaacaaataaatgCTGCTTTTTCTTCTGTCGTATAGTTAAACAGCGTGTAACACCCAGTGCCCCTCCCTTTAAAAATCGAACAAAATTGTCTCCGACCAAAGGACCCAATGCAAAAAGGTTGGCTTCTTTAACACACTCATAGGTATATGTATCTATTTCCACGGGATTACCCTTACATGTGATTGGCTGACTGGACTTATGGCCTAGGTAACATCCTTGTTCcttcagaaaagacagattaGGATGAGAACCTATCAATACTGCTGCTGCAGAaagcttaaatattttcttcaatccAGAGATGCTTTGAAGGATGCATTTCATGTCCGACTTAAAGGAAAGCACATGGTGCTCAGGAAAACTGGTATAATCAGATAAAAGATTTGAGTTTACAGAATATGACTGAGTACACATCATATGATAGACTTTATGATATTCAGGATAAAGCTTTTTGGGAAGCTGTTTGAAAATTAAGCTTGGATCCGTTACTCGTCTGCGAAATACATGTATCACAGGGATGTTATTGTTGTAAGCACACAGTACTGCATCAGCCGCAGTAAGCCCAGAACCTACAATTAACACTGGGTCCACTTTGCCACGCAACTTTCCTTTGCTTATAGCAGCTCCAAATTCAGGCATTGAATGAAACACAAATGGAAAATCTTCCCCTTCGATTTCCAGATGAGCAGGAGAATCCAATGTTCCAGTTGCCAGAGCTACATTCTCAGCAAAAAGACAGAAGGGAACATGAGAACCATCTGCTATTCGCTGATAACCCCTGATTTCCCAGTTTCTCTTGATAAATTTTGATTTCTCTATCTGTAAATGCTTTGTTGAAATGTCTCTGTCTTGactatcatcatcatcttgaTCTCTGTAGAGTCTTGATACAGAAGTTATATAAGTATTCTCTCTGAAATTCTTCTGAAGACCCATGACTTTCACATAATGTTTATAGTAGCGAGCTATTTCTTCTGGCATAACTCGATCCCCTTTTAGGTTcctataaaaggaaaagaaaaaatatcctatGAGAAGAATAGTACTGTTAGTTTCCATGGTTATTACTTCTCCATCTAGTAAGTTTTGTATCTCAAATTCTTCTGGATTGTCTGTTATAAATTATCTTAACACTTTAccaaaaaagctttttttttctttttttagttaaaaatgttaatgaattaGCAACAAAGGAAGACCCATGAGGACAGAGACTGTATTTAATGCATCTTTGTTTCCCCAGTGCCATATATAGTGTCTGCACAAATTAGCTGCTTGATAATCTTTCACTAAATAAATGAAGGGATTAAAATGTAGATATCTGAAaatcagactttatttttatttctcacaattatATTCTGTAATGATTGAATGATTTAGATTATAATCACTGAGACACTACCGGTCTAATTGTAATATCTATACTTCTTAAAGATTATATATACCATCCTGACACAATTTTTAGTAAGTTGCTTTCTGTTTTCCTAATGACCGAAAATAATTCAGATCTGTCTTCTGCTAATCAATCATCTTACGTCTAAATAAATCAGAGATAACATTCAATTCTGTTTTCCTACACATAAAGCGATCTAAAAATGATCTGTTCTTTATGAAAAAGGTACAATTTAAAGTGATGAGCAGTAATGTTTCTAAATCCCCTACCCCAGAGGTAAGCTGCAGCAAAACAAATCATTTGACATAGTTCattatacagatgctcctcaaatTATGATGGGATGCATCCTGATAAAcctatcataagttgaaaatatcacaaGCTGAAAATGCATTTAGTACACCTAACCTCCAaatatcatagcttagcctagcttaccttaaatatgctcagaacacttaccccagcctatagttgggcaaaatcatccaacacaaagcctattttataatcaaGTGTTGAGTATCTCATGtgatttactgaatattgtattaaaagtgaaaaacagaacgGCTGTATAGTACTTGaggtatggtttctactgaatgcattaTCTGTAGATACGCACCATGCTAAAGCTGAAAAATCGTTCGGTCAAGCCATTATTAGTTGGGGACTGTCTATAAttagaaatttgtaaaaatatttctttttaaagtttaatgaTTAAGATTTAGAATATATTAGCTCAATTTTTACAGAAACCTTACATAGTAGTTACTACTTCAATCATGTGCTACATTTTGGTCAACGAAGGACCACACATATGATAATGGTTCcacaagattataatggagctgaaaaattcctgttgcctGGCGACACTGTAGCCATCCTAAAGTCATAgcacagtttctttctttctttataaatttattgtagcctaagtgtacattATTTATAAAGCTTACAGTAATGTACAATAATATCCCTGGCCTTCaaattcactcaccactcacccaCTATcttacccagagcaacttccagccttgcaagctccattcactgtaagtgccctataca
This genomic interval from Microcebus murinus isolate Inina chromosome 7, M.murinus_Inina_mat1.0, whole genome shotgun sequence contains the following:
- the OSGIN2 gene encoding oxidative stress-induced growth inhibitor 2 isoform X1 is translated as MPVWCCRCSLTGHFRNYSDTETEGEIFNSLVQYFGDNLGQKVKAMPLVEETSLLEDSSVTLPVVIIGNGPSGICLSYMLSGYRPYLSSEAIHPNTVLHSKLEEARHLSIVDQDLEYLSEGLEGRSSNPVAVLFDTLLHPDADFGYDYPSVLHWKLEQHHYIPHLVLGKGPPGGAWHNMEGSMLTISFGNWMELPGLKFKDWVSSKRRNLKGDRVMPEEIARYYKHYVKVMGLQKNFRENTYITSVSRLYRDQDDDDSQDRDISTKHLQIEKSKFIKRNWEIRGYQRIADGSHVPFCLFAENVALATGTLDSPAHLEIEGEDFPFVFHSMPEFGAAISKGKLRGKVDPVLIVGSGLTAADAVLCAYNNNIPVIHVFRRRVTDPSLIFKQLPKKLYPEYHKVYHMMCTQSYSVNSNLLSDYTSFPEHHVLSFKSDMKCILQSISGLKKIFKLSAAAVLIGSHPNLSFLKEQGCYLGHKSSQPITCKGNPVEIDTYTYECVKEANLFALGPLVGDNFVRFLKGGALGVTRCLTIRQKKKQHLFVERGGGDGIA
- the OSGIN2 gene encoding oxidative stress-induced growth inhibitor 2 isoform X2 — protein: MPLVEETSLLEDSSVTLPVVIIGNGPSGICLSYMLSGYRPYLSSEAIHPNTVLHSKLEEARHLSIVDQDLEYLSEGLEGRSSNPVAVLFDTLLHPDADFGYDYPSVLHWKLEQHHYIPHLVLGKGPPGGAWHNMEGSMLTISFGNWMELPGLKFKDWVSSKRRNLKGDRVMPEEIARYYKHYVKVMGLQKNFRENTYITSVSRLYRDQDDDDSQDRDISTKHLQIEKSKFIKRNWEIRGYQRIADGSHVPFCLFAENVALATGTLDSPAHLEIEGEDFPFVFHSMPEFGAAISKGKLRGKVDPVLIVGSGLTAADAVLCAYNNNIPVIHVFRRRVTDPSLIFKQLPKKLYPEYHKVYHMMCTQSYSVNSNLLSDYTSFPEHHVLSFKSDMKCILQSISGLKKIFKLSAAAVLIGSHPNLSFLKEQGCYLGHKSSQPITCKGNPVEIDTYTYECVKEANLFALGPLVGDNFVRFLKGGALGVTRCLTIRQKKKQHLFVERGGGDGIA